In one Rhopalosiphum padi isolate XX-2018 chromosome 3, ASM2088224v1, whole genome shotgun sequence genomic region, the following are encoded:
- the LOC132927523 gene encoding U11/U12 small nuclear ribonucleoprotein 35 kDa protein-like — translation MTFYYKEREEEIPEVKCWYPQTVVYDSIKAGSIDGTDIEPHDKGIVRAINSIYTTSYKAIGNPLHTIFVGRLSLDTTEKDLENEFSRYGKMIALRLVKDIITGLSKRYAFIEYETYKMALNTYLRCKSLILKNSEIFVDFECGRVLPGWKPRRLGGGFGGEKQSGQLRFGGRTRSFRPPLNLDEFKYKRIHHEKSKEIRKSSTTSRSTKRMYSNPVSTTSVPAVISLPLTPPSQPAIVLPLTPPSCSNALLPLTPPSQSIIVLPLTPPLNSTVTLPLTPPSHSSTSLPLTPPSNSIPPS, via the exons atgacattttattataaagaacGTGAAGAAGAAATACCAGAAGTGAAATGCTGGTATCCACAAACTGTAGTCTACGATTCAATAAAAGCTGGCAGTATAGATGGTACTGATATTGAACCACATGATAAAGGAATTGTTAGAgccataaattcaatttatacaaCGTCTTACAAAGCAATAGGAAATCCTTTACATACCATATTTGTTGGCAGACTAAGTTTAGATACAACGGAAAAAGATTTAGAAAat gaaTTTTCTCGTTATGGTAAAATGATAGCTTTAAGATTGGTTAAAGATATTATAACGGGTTTAAGTAAACGATATGCTTTTATAGAATACGAAACATATAAAATGGCATTGAATACTTATTTACGTTGTAAATCACTAATATTAAAGAATTCTGAGATATTTGTAGACTTTGAATGTGGACGGGTATTACCTGGATGGAAACCTCGAAGATtag GTGGAGGTTTTGGAGGTGAAAAACAATCAGGTCAACTTAGATTTGGTGGTAGAACTAGAAGTTTTAGACCACCATTAAATCTGGatgaatttaagtataaaagaaTACATCATGAGAAAAGCAAAGAAATAAGAAAATCAAGTACAACTTCCCGATCAACGAAAAGAATGTATTCAAATCCTGTTTCAACTACATCTGTACCTGCAGTCATATCATTGCCATTAACACCACCATCACAACCAGCTATAGTTTTACCATTAACTCCTCCTTCCTGTTCAAATGCACTTTTACCATTAACACCACCTTCACAATCAATAATTGTCTTACCATTAACTCCTCCTTTAAATTCAACTGTCACATTACCATTAACACCACCATCACATTCATCCACATCTTTACCTTTAACACCACCCTCAAATTCAATTCCACCttcttga
- the LOC132926649 gene encoding ras-related protein Rab-7L1-like, with protein sequence MSLLKTQFVNDNDTDLKEKKYDGDDQDKLYRRPNARSSVEKYDIGNDIHDFHLRDTIMPEKLFKVIIIGDPTVGKTAFVKRYVQKSYSREYKGTVGVDFALKIIKVSETETIKLQLWDIAGQERFTWMTRVYYKDAHGCVIMFDLSNKNSFLNTLKWKKDVDAKCTQLDGGPIPCMLLGNKCDLPQRQIDQLDIEAFYKENNFIGWTETSAKDGLMVNDSMQFLINSMLGQYNDETDQPELVKLSGPNAENKKSCSFC encoded by the exons atgtctTTGCTAAAGACTCAATTCGTAAATGACAACGACAcagatttaaaagaaaaaaaatatgatgggGATGACCAAGACAAATTATACCGCAGACCAAATGCACGCTCATCAGTTGAAAAGTATGACATTGGGAATGATATCCATGATTTTCATCTAAGAG ataCCATAATGCCAGAGAAGTTGTTCAAAGTAATCATAATAGGAGACCCGACTGTGGGCAAGACAGCGTTTGTCAAACGATATGTACAAAAATCATATAGCAGAGAGTACAAGGGTACTGTTGGTGTTGATTTcgcattaaaaattatcaaagttTCCGAAACGGAAACTATTAAATTACAACTATGGGATATAGCAG GTCAAGAGAGGTTTACGTGGATGACCCGCGTATACTACAAAGACGCACATGGATGTGTGATTATGTTTGATTTGTCAAATAAGAATTCGTTTTTAAACACGCTAAAGTGGAAAAAAGACGTGGATGCGAAATGCACTCAATTAGACGGCGGTCCCATTCCATGCATGTTGTTGGGAAATAAG tgcGATTTGCCTCAACGTCAAATCGATCAATTGGATATAGAGGCGTTctataaagaaaacaattttatcggCTGGACAGAAACTTCAGCTAAAGACGGATTGATGGTTAACGATTCTATGCA GTTTTTAATCAATTCTATGTTGGGACAGTACAACGACGAAACCGATCAACCGGAACTCGTAAAACTCTCCGGTCCTAATGCGGAGAATAAGAAGTCGTGTTCATTTTGTTAG